The following proteins come from a genomic window of Salvia hispanica cultivar TCC Black 2014 chromosome 4, UniMelb_Shisp_WGS_1.0, whole genome shotgun sequence:
- the LOC125222591 gene encoding uncharacterized protein LOC125222591, which translates to MEPPPPQLLPPQPQHFSVRRYNHRSHRGEGGGPMEMTKEHSNSENSESSSSGERRGGGEMRRAALDCNLASLCDHIQLEGFNNGVFSDVVLKAMGSTYHLHRLILSRSSYFRNMLQGPWKEANAPVLTLNVDDSNVNGEAMEIALTYLYGHYPKLNDNNAFRVLAAASFLDLQDLCAICTDFIIAELWSTNFLTYQVFAESQDYGFHGERVRNACWGYLCQSGAQELKEVLPKLSSQTLLALLTSDELWVPNEEKRFELALYTLLAKGTLCKEHNEQDSAGFEVIDSTDSTRVNKKYVGDESTNDLLETEKGRRKSKDEVEGEYTARKILVELADSIVDSHFSVDNFGEARTLYGESSLELAYDCSGQQPSSSNKLNTNDISASCSYSTVGQSKSASSDLASEGPSDGDPCYQLNKSWAPGNQIHCISMNSSSNMLMPNEWERCNMSPLTWGGRTVGRREVNGCLKRNCGMSREDYDSFVNMFEGGSLLYCNMSFEALLNARKHLEELGFPSKAVNDGLWLQTLLSQRVQEVGADTCRNCYRVSIACMCRQPFGYSTGVTAPGYYMQDHEHNNLPQNEIGHAYVNSSAQGERNGLFRPVRVHDRGPIDGLAGIGRGTTFAPVATWPPTRYVFSRVPFGIGNRNSHQAPANDGPDNRPDSNADLAGDGLTVLVGLSMGSNDATNVHEVQLGREFETGQQSRQVGSLATGSTGLTTNGTPMQMIDSSEHAMGVEWENANSSISLDLKTPLNHFPPLRFAVEFQDVHRLCDGQVKHSPEAFYAGSLWKVSVQAFSDEDPQGRRTLGLFLHRRKAEINDPHRKVHMYVDSREKVTARYQLICPSKREVLVFGSYKQTGTLLPKAPKGWGWRTALLFDELGALLQNGTLRVAAVVQLI; encoded by the exons ATGGAGCCTCCTCCGCCTCAATTATTGCCACCGCAACCGCAGCATTTCTCCGTCAGGCGATACAACCACCGCAGCCACCGCGGCGAGGGCGGCGGGCCGATGGAGATGACGAAGGAGCATTCCAACTCGGAGAATAGCGAGAGCAGCAGCTCGGGGGAGAGGCGCGGCGGAGGCGAGATGCGCCGCGCTGCGTTGGATTGCAACCTGGCGTCGCTTTGTGATCACATCCAATTGGAAGGGTTTAACAACGGCGTTTTCTCCGACGTCGTTTTGAAAGCCATGGGATCCACCTATCACCTCCATCGCCTCATACTCTCCCGGAGTTCTTACTTTCG GAATATGCTCCAGGGACCTTGGAAAGAAGCCAACGCTCCAGTTTTGACTCTGAATGTGGATGATAGCAATGTAAACGGTGAAGCGATGGAGATAGCTTTGACCTACCTCTATGGTCATTATCCCAAGCTTAATGACAATAACGCGTTTCGAGTTCTAGCTGCTGCTTCTTTTCTTGACCTTCAG GATTTATGCGCTATTTGCACAGATTTCATTATTGCTGAATTGTGGTCTACCAACTTCTTAACTTATCAG GTCTTTGCCGAGAGCCAAGATTATGGCTTTCATGGGGAACGTGTTAGAAACGCTTGTTGGGGCTACCTTTGTCAAAGTGGTGCTCAGGAATTGAAAGAG GTCCTCCCAAAACTTTCCTCTCAAACATTGCTTGCTTTACTTACCTCAGATGAGTTATGGGTGCCCAATGAAGAGAAACG ATTCGAACTGGCACTATACACTCTTCTTGCAAAAGGCACACTTTGCAAAGAACATAATGAGCAGGACAGTGCAGGTTTTGAGGTCATAGACAGTACTGATTCAACTAgagtaaacaaaaaatatgtgGGCGATGAAAGCACTAATGATTTGCTGGAAACTGAAAAGGGGCGCAGAAAATCAAAAGATGAAGTTGAAGGCGAGTACACTGCTCGTAAAATTTTGGTGGAGCTGGCTGACTCCATAGTGGATTCTCATTTTAGCGTTGACAACTTTGGTGAAGCCCGGACATTATATGGCGAATCTAGTTTGGAGTTAGCTTATGATTGTAGCGGCCAACAACCTTCATCAAGCAATAAACTTAATACCAATGACATTAGTGCTTCATGTTCTTATTCAACTGTTGGACAGAGTAAATCGGCAAGCAGTGATTTGGCTTCAGAAGGGCCTTCAGATGGAGATCCGTGCTACCAATTAAACAAGAGCTGGGCACCAGGAAATCAAATACACTGCATTTCGATGAACTCTTCCAGTAATATGCTGATGCCTAATGAATGGGAACGATGTAACATGTCACCTTTGACATGGGGTGGTAGGACTGTGGGCAGAAGAGAGGTAAATGGTTGCCTAAAACGGAATTGTGGGATGAGCAGAGAAGATTATGATTCTTTTGTTAACATGTTTGAAGGTGGCTCTCTTTTATACTGTAACATGTCCTTTGAGGCCCTCTTAAATGCAAGAAAACATCTTGAAGAACTGGGCTTCCCTAGCAAAGCAGTGAATGATGGTTTATGGCTACAG ACGCTCTTAAGCCAAAGAGTGCAAGAAGTTGGTGCTGATACATGCAGAAATTGCTACCGCGTGAGTATTGCATGTATGTGCAGACAGCCATTTGGATACTCAACTGGAGTTACTGCACCTGGATACTACATGCAAGATCACGAGCACAATAATCTACCCCAAAATGAAATTGGACATGCCTATGTCAATAGTTCTGCTCAAGGGGAAAGAAACGGCCTCTTTAGGCCGGTTCGTGTACATGACAGGGGCCCGATTGATGGACTGGCAGGCATTGGTCGCGGAACTACATTTGCGCCTGTAGCTACTTGGCCACCAACTCGTTATGTCTTTTCTCGTGTTCCATTTGGTATTGGCAACCGAAACAGTCACCAAGCTCCTGCCAACGATGGACCAGATAATAGACCTGACAGCAATGCGGACCTTGCTGGGGATGGATTAACTGTTTTGGTTGGGCTAAGTATGGGATCGAATGATGCCACTAACGTGCATGAGGTACAACTAGGAAGAGAATTTGAGACAGGTCAGCAGAGCAGGCAGGTGGGATCTTTAGCCACTGGGTCAACTGGGTTAACTACCAATGGCACTCCCATGCAAATGATAGACTCATCGGAGCATGCTATGGGGGTTGAGTGGGAGAATGCAAATAGTTCTATATCATTGGACCTGAAAACACCTTTGAATCACTTTCCGCCACTTCGTTTTGC GGTCGAATTCCAGGATGTGCATAGACTCTGTGATGGCCAAGTCAAGCACTCCCCTGAAGCATTTTATGCAGGTTCCTTGTGGAAG GTAAGTGTCCAGGCTTTTAGTGATGAAGATCCACAAGGTCGTCGTACACTTG GCTTGTTTCTTCATCGGCGGAAGGCAGAAATCAACGATCCACACAGAAAG GTCCATATGTACGTTGATTCTAGGGAAAAGGTTACTGCTAGATATCAG TTGATATGCCCGTCGAAGAGAGAGGTGTTGGTTTTTGGGAGCTATAAACAAACGGGCACGCTTCTGCCAAAAGCTCCAAAGGGATGGGGCTGGCGTACAGCATTGTTGTTTGATGAGCTCGGTGCTCTACTCCAAAATGGAACCCTACGAGTTGCAGCTGTAGTGCAGCTTATCTGA
- the LOC125222753 gene encoding TOG array regulator of axonemal microtubules protein 1, translated as MALRSLDNALPIAAERPRKAAKIAISDQKGKQQPDHVVNDENQVPVPVPISTDVSIDYISSENLKPFEDPNSKIQGLVGGLESKDWLKVCESLNDVRRFALYHSALLQPILEKVVLVMVKAIKNPRSALCKTSIMAASDVFNAFGETLLESASDAFSQLLLQLLLKASQDKKFVCEEADKALLAMTKSMAPLSLLHKLSSYVGHMNLRVRAKAAVSISNCISNMDLKSMEEFGLAALIQVASKLLNDKLPEAREAARGIVVSLYGAMTEGEEEKQEFWQSFCQSNLPAIHAQAMIKLVSS; from the exons ATGGCACTGAGGTCTCTTGATAATGCGCTGCCAATCGCTGCCGAGAGGCCTAGAAAGGCAGCGAAGATCGCAATCTCAGATCAGAAGGGGAAGCAGCAGCCCGATCATGTCGTCAACGATGAAAATCAAGTTCCCGTGCCGGTGCCAATATCGACGGATGTATCCATCGATTACATTTCCTCTGAAAATCTCAAGCCCTTTGAGGACCCTAATTCCAAAATTCAG GGTTTGGTTGGAGGGTTGGAGTCGAAGGATTGGTTGAAGGTGTGTGAATCACTGAATGATGTGAGACGATTCGCGCTCTATCACTCTGCTCTATTGCAGCCAATTCT GGAAAAAGTGGTGCTGGTGATGGTGAAAGCAATCAAGAATCCAAGAAGTGCACTGTGCAAGACTTCAATCATGGCTGCTTCTGATGTTTTCAATGCTTTTGGTGAAACCCTACTTGAATCTGCTTCTGATGCTTTCAGCCAATTG TTGTTGCAGCTACTACTAAAAGCCTCACAGGACAAGAAATTTGTGTGTGAAGAAGCAGACAAGGCACTATTGGCAATGACAAAGTCCATggctcctctctctctcctccatAAGCTCAGTTCATACGTCGGGCACATGAACCTCCGAGTCAGAGCAAAGGCTGCGGTTTCAATCTCCAACTGCATCTCAAACATG GATCTGAAAAGCATGGAGGAGTTTGGCTTAGCGGCATTGATTCAGGTGGCGTCGAAGCTGTTGAATGACAAGCTCCCCGAGGCAAGAGAAGCAGCTAGAGGAATTGTGGTATCACTCTATGGTGCAATGACAGAAGGTGAAGAAGAGAAGCAGGAGTTTTGGCAAAGCTTTTGCCAGTCTAATCTGCCAGCTATTCATGCACAAGCTATGATCAAACTTGTTTCTTCTTAA
- the LOC125222752 gene encoding uncharacterized protein LOC125222752 has product MAALHHDAAAGLHRRRFTSENISLLKPVFFVSSSSASFPAKRARRRNHLRPKILKTLQNPIIPKLPANPIIPIENPPQETKQQEFEKHEYSESAEFEEAGELQELEEVKVSPPAGVEIDGGIGVAGKDSILKYGWWFVGAFVFQTVLAVLFYGLDDTENKREIVNGSSELGAVLDEKGNLKRGLGDVVIGDGNVDVEKLEMERKIEEIRVMAREAREKERLQSKRNGGDGEDDEDDEGTDGGKHVKSQIEEELDGAMVKLRKKLGSSRLKTPLVGHSSGETKRGGDEVAMGALLYKKKYKFKDFSSDTVEKPKGFVGLDDSRVVGDYVEEGNELFRSGNGDHNGERQTEVSNDDSMVSDAVRVVEEDNKKEVSAVTKSTRNTRSKVTKERGTSRQGKTKGVAKTKVIDGKINVEASQATKSGKASDKLSTGNGTFSGKGFGNAKSAMKSKNDTGHWWFNLPFVLAIFMQRGTGGEGLYTLKSLSSTDEQTSYTVAFEDRVDAANFCYLLESFFEDLGDFKADVVPLTVKELKEAVKSYSLRAFVVKRGQLQLYAGQPLTDAEMALRAIIEQG; this is encoded by the exons ATGGCGGCTCTGCACCATGACGCCGCCGCCGGCCTCCACCGCCGTCGATTTACTTCCGAGAATATCAGTCTCCTTAAACCGGTTTTCTTCGTTTCCAGCTCTTCCGCTTCATTCCCAGCTAAACGCGCCCGAAGAAGAAACCACCTTCGCCCAAAAATCCTCAAAACCCTTCAAAACCCCATTATCCCCAAATTACCTGCAAACCCAATAATCCCAATTGAAAACCCACCTCAAGAGACTAAGCAGCAGGAATTTGAGAAGCATGAATACTCAGAATCAGCTGAATTTGAAGAAGCTGGAGAATTGCAAGAACTGGAGGAGGTTAAGGTTTCACCGCCTGCCGGCGTTGAGATTGATGGAGGAATTGGTGTAGCCGGTAAAGACTCAATCTTGAAATATGGGTGGTGGTTTGTTGGAGCTTTCGTGTTCCAGACAGTTCTAGCTGTTCTTTTTTATGGTCTGGATGATACCGAAAATAAAAGGGAAATTGTGAATGGGAGTAGTGAACTGGGGGCTGTTTTGGATGAAAAGGGGAATTTGAAAAGGGGGTTGGGAGATGTTGTTATTGGAGATGGAAATGTTGATGTGGAGAAGTTGGAGATGGAGAGGAAAATTGAAGAGATTCGTGTAATGGCTAGGGAGGCCAGGGAAAAGGAAAGATTGCAATCAAAGAGGAATGGTGGTGATGGTGAGgatgatgaggatgatgaGGGGACTGATGGGGGCAAACATGTCAAAAGTCAGATAGAGGAAGAGCTTGATGGTGCAATGGTGAAGTTGAGGAAGAAGCTAGGGAGTTCGCGCTTAAAAACACCATTGGTTGGGCATTCAAGTGGGGAGACGAAGAGAGGAGGAGATGAGGTTGCAATGGGtgctttattatataaaaagaagTATAAATTCAAAGATTTTTCCAGTGATACGGTAGAGAAACCCAAAGGTTTTGTAGGTTTAGATGATAGTAGAGTTGTTGGAGATTATGTAGAGGAAGGGAATGAGTTATTTAGAAGTGGGAATGGTGATCATAATGGAGAGAGGCAGACTGAAGTGTCTAATGATGATTCAATGGTATCTGATGCAGTTCGAGTAGTGGAAGAGGATAACAAGAAAGAGGTGTCTGCAGTAACCAAGTCCACTAGGAATACAAGGAGTAAGGTGACGAAAGAAAGGGGGACGAGCAGGCAAGGAAAGACAAAGGGCGTGGCAAAGACCAAGGTGATAGATG gaaaaataaatgttgaaGCTAGTCAAGCTACGAAATCAGGAAAAGCTAGTGATAAGCTGTCTACTGGAAATGGTACTTTCAGTGGCAAAGGATTTGGAAATGCTAAATCAGCTATGAAAAGCAAAAATGATACTGGCCACTGGTGGTTCAATCTTCCTTTCGTTCTA GCTATTTTTATGCAAAGAGGCACTGGTGGTGAAGGGCTTTATACGTTGAAAAGCCTTTCAAGCACTGACGAGCAGACATCTTACACTGTAGCTTTTGAAGATCGCGTTGATGCAGCCAACTTCTGTTATCTTCTGGAATCATTCTTTGAGGATTTGGGAGACTTCAAAGCTGATGTTGTTCCGTTAACTGTCAAA GAACTAAAAGAGGCAGTAAAATCATATTCCTTGAGGGCATTTGTCGTGAAGAGAGGGCAACTTCAGCTCTATGCGGGCCAGCCACTTACCGATGCTGAGATGGCATTACGAGCAATCATTGAGCAAGGCTGA